DNA from Felis catus isolate Fca126 chromosome B3, F.catus_Fca126_mat1.0, whole genome shotgun sequence:
ACAGAAACATGTCATATTCATCTTTCCTTCCCAGGCAATACTTAGAACATGGTAGGTACTCCATACATTTTTGGGTTACAGTAAAATGCTCAACAGTGTTTCAAAAAAGATAGGAAAACTGTTTCCACCATCTGTCTGTGCCACCATAATGGTGCACATGAATGTCCTGGTGGATGCTCTCAAGAGCATTAACAATGCTGAAAAGAGAGGCAAATGCCAGGTTCTTATCAGGCCATGCTCCAAAGTCATCCAGTTTCTAATTGTAACGATGAACCATGGTTACATTGGCGAATTTGAAATTGTTGATGATCATAGAACTGGGAAAATTGTTGGGAACCTCATGGGCAGATTAAACAAGTATGGAGTGATCAGCCCCAGATTTGATGTACAGCTCAAAGATGtagaaaaatggcagaataatCTCCCATCTCACCAATTTGGTTTCATTGTACTTACCTCAGCTGGCATCTTGGACCATGAAGAAGCAAGATGAAAATACTCAGGAGAGAAAATCCTAGGATTCTTCTCCTAGGAATGTACTAGATGTGCAAATAATATTCCtcaatggacaaaaaaaaatgatatgaaactaTGAACAAggtataatattaattaaaaagcaaaaggagaaaaatgtttataCCATATTGCTatctatgtaaaataaaatcacatatggATAGAGATAATATAGAAAGACAGATAGATTGGTCTCTGGTACATCTTTCAatggatacacacacatgtacacacactcacataacTGATAAAGTGATTGCCATTGAGGAGAGGGCAGATACACAGGGTCAGTGATGGGACAGAGACTTACTCTCTCTGTATACCATTTTATACTGTTTGAATTTTATTATCATTGCATATATTACCTTGTGCATATATTACCCACATTACTTATTCAAAGATAACAATTCAATTGAAActaataaatgtttgattttaaTTGAAGCTGAACTGAACAACCCTGAAATTAATAATAGAACTGGCTAGAGTAGTCAAATTATCCATTCCCAATGAGTTCAGCATTCAGAGTGATTTTATTCCTCTAATTATATGGTGATCCAATGCCAAGTTGAATTCATTAgttttaataatagtaataatgaataCGCTTATAAAATTAACAGATCAGATACAATTTTTTATATTGAGAAATTTTTTCCAAGAGTGTTTAAATTCTATGAGCTTAGAAAATCAGTTCACTAACAATGTGAGCTCTCAGCAATCATTTTTTTACccagtattattatttaaaagtgttGACAAATGCCAAAAGCTGAAACATTGCAATAACTATATCATTAACTCTTAACAATTGTGTAACAATAAACCCTTGTTGGGAATGTGTGCATAGAGGGCATAAAAATTGCCCTTACAGTTCAAAGTATAATATAGCCTGAGAAAGCCCTCTCCATGAACAACTGGAACATGGTATTTATAGCTAAAAGGCTCCCCAACTGGCCTGTGTGGTCAGGTCTGCACAGGTCTATTGAGTAGGTCACCCCTCTTCTAGTTTCCACCATCCTTCTTCTACTTTCATACAATGAAACCACCCACACCACCATACCAATTCAAAATACCATAGTTCCCTCTTAGCTACTTTTatatctttccttccctcatgACCTGTTAGCAAATACATGAACATTCAAAGGAagttcaaaacaataaaaataaataaataaaacaaattcttcCACAACCTTCTTCACCCTCTTCGGTAGAAAGACCCTGCTCCAGACCCTAAGGTTTCATTGCTTTCATCATTATCTTAGCCTCTGGAGCTACAAATATTACATTTGGCCATTAAATTATCCTGCCATCTTTAAGATCCCTTTTTAAAGACTCACCTATGATGTATGAGCAGCACTGAAACCCCACTCCTGGAGGCTTTCAGTGGAATGTTGGGGGCAGAATGGAGACCCAAGGTGGCAGCGGCAGATCCTGGGGGACACTAATGAGGGGCAGGGCCAATGCTCAAGAGAAGCACTACTTGTCATTAACACATTAGCCCCACAGGGCACCATGCCAGTTTTAATAAGCAACCAATCTGGCATGCCTGCTCAGCAATGAAAGATCTGGAAACTCCAGGAAAAATATCTGCCTATACATCTCATTTCCAGCAGTGCCCAGAAAAACACTTGTCAACACAACAAATTTGCAGACACTGCTAGTCAGTGTAGTAATCTTTATTAGTATTGCTAATGATAGACATGACTGCCATTACTCTCTACAACCAGTATGGTTATCGTAAAGGGTATATACTCAATATACTATCATAGGATTCATGCTAACAATAATAAACTATCATAATATATTTTGTTCACCATTGTATCCTAGTGTGGGATATGGCAGATGCCTAATATTTGTTGACTGTAATTGAGTATTATAAACAAAATGACAGATAATATCTTCTAAGAAAaaagattcagtttctttaaaagatttgATTCCCATGTTTTTATCTGCAGATATTATCATTTACctgaaaatcaaaagagaaaaggagacaaaaaggaAGTTAGAGATGAGCTATACTAGAAGAAAGACACTGAGGAAAAAGGGACTTTCTGAGCAAATATGCAAGGCATCTTTAGATGCCTTGCCCCACCTTCCTGTAGTCAGTTCTCTCTGGAACAGTATGAGAAGCAGTCCTCTCCTTTAGACAAGAAACCTTGTAATATTTTAGCCTCTCGCTCTTTTATTTAGTGCCCatctctttctgtgtcctctgGTCCAGGACACTCTGAATTGCTTGTAGGAAGTATTTGGAACCACTCTCCCCTAAATCAGGAAAAGACATCAACAATGCCCTTCAAGTTCCAGGTTCAGATTGTACACTGCTAGTTGGCAAGAATGTTACTATAAGCCTTTTGAAGGGCAATTTGGCAAAGTAGTAGCAAAAGCTGTAGAATCATACATCCCATTTGGCCCAATAATTCACTATTTAGGAAGCCAACCTAAGGAAATCATCCAAAATACCTAAAAAGCTTTCTAGTCAAATTCATTCAAAGCATCATCTACAATAGTGAAAATCTGGATACAACCTGGATTTCTAATAATACCAGAATGTTTTATTCTACTCACATGTTGGAATGTTATatgaccattaaaaaatatttatgaaaagggTGGCTTTTCataaagcctgggtggctcagtcagttaagcatccaacttcagctcagatcatgatctcaccattcatgagtttgagccccacaccagactctcagccatcagcacagcttcagatcctctgcccctccctctctctgcacgtGCCcagttcacattctctctctctgtctctcaaaaataaacattaaaaaattatttatgaaatgtaTGCAACAAGGAGGAATCCTTATGTCTTAATAGTAAGtggaaaaatatgtgtatataggATGACctcaattatattaaaatgtatgcatAAAATAAGGGACTCAATTTTGTTAAGAGAAACTTAACCCAAAAGAAACTTTCTACAAGTACATAAAGAGACAACCactgaaaattttactttttgtaatagcaaaacatgaaaacaacttACTAACTACTAATAagagaatggatgaataaatggtaGTCAGGTCATGTGgaggaatactatacagcaatgaaaatggaGGAACTAGAGCTACATCAACATGCCTCTCACAATCATATTAAGCATCAAATACAAATTGCGggaacacctggatggctcagtgagctGAGCATCTggcttgatttctgctcaggcctgatctcacagttcatgagctcaagccccacgttgagctctgtgttggcagcacagaacccacttgggattctctctctcccactctctcttcccctcacccgctcacaggcacactctctcaaaataaataaataaactttaaaaaatacaaatcgcataaaaaataattatgcgaATCTTAAAAACATGTAAATCAATATTTTACATTATGTAATGATAGatgcatataaatataagaatatatgcAGTGTAACAACTATCTCttagggagagggaaagaaacatgacaggaaaaatgggcaaaaggagCTTCAACAGCATGGGTCAATGTTTTACTTCTTAAGCAGGATAGTGAGTACCTGCGTGTTGGCTGtaatattttttgtatcttttggtaTATCTTAAATTATtcataacaattataaaatatgtgataaataCATGACACAGAAGAGAATTAACTAAAGCCAATCAATACAATGGCTATCTTTTTATGGTATAATAcagatgagatttttttccccactttttacTATTTGCTAAGCAAGTATAAcctggaaaatatgaaaaatttttaaattttttttaagtatttatttttgagagagacagagtgtgagcaggggagaggcagagtgagagagagagtgacacacacagaatctaaagcagggtccagactccaagctgtcagcccgaTGTGgtactcaaacccacaaaccacaagatcatgacctgagccaaaggcagacccttatccaactaaaccacccaggaaccccaaaagtATGATTTATCTACAAATAAAGAGGCATCAATCAGAGCCAAAAATTATCTATAGAGTCCATGGCATATAGAGGAGTGTAACCAATGTGACAATGAGAGGACACTCTTTCTGGATCCTAACTGGTGAGTCCCTTTCCTCAGAGTGATCCCTATGCTCAACCAGCTTGTATTGACTGGGCCCAAAACACCATAGCCATTTAATGCAGCTCCTGTGAGTTCAATTCAATTAGTCACACATGTATGGAAGGCTTACAAGGTACCTGGCACAGTAAAGAAGCTTTAAATGATCTATTCCCTACCGTCGATGCCCTCCAAAACTAATCAGGCCCTGTCCTGAGACAGAACCTAGTGAATTGAGATGTACTTGACTCTACCTAGTGATATAGTGCATGTAAAGATGCACAGTAGACTCCACCTTATATCAGTCTACCCTGGGCTCTTTCTGCATGTTCCATTGTTTATACTGGAGCCACACTGCTTCCCATAGACCTGTAGTTTGCCAACTTGAACCTAATAATATGAATCACATCCACTTGTTATGGAATAACAAAATATCATGAGCTTTATCTGATCTAAAACCACTTACCCTTCCAGAACCtagccaccaccaccccaccaaTCATCACCATTTGTTTCAAAGGATTATTTTGGGGGATAAGATTAGGCGAGAAGGCTAATCCTCAGTTCAGGGGTGTCCAGAGAGCTTCTACTGGGAGCTGCAAGTCCTTAATGAAGAAGGTTTTCAAGattaaaagtcaaaagaaaagcaaaatgcctgtctttgaatttttaccagaataacaaaagtttatttactcaATATGCACACATTTTTTTATGATGGGTGGGGAAATGGGCATTGTCATACACTGTTAGAATAAATCTTTACATTTGGTATGGGAACATTttggtaaatctatttttaaaattttcactgtgCATGCTCTTTTACCCTGTAATTCAATAGCTAGgaatatattcatacacacacacacacacacacacacacacacacacacggctatGAGCTGCAGTACTgcttacaatagaaaaaaattatatatatataactatataactaataattatatataactaaatatcatttaattttgtttataaaaattatactatATCTATGCAATGGAATGCTATACAGCCCTGACAAAATTAGGTAGATCTTGTTGAAATGGAATGGAAATGGgcttaaaatatattatcaaatgaggggtgcctgagtggctcagtcagttaggtatccaacttcagctcaggtcatgatctcacagtcggtgagttcaagccctgcatcaggctctgtgctgacagctcagagcctgaagcctgcttcagattctgggtctccctctctctctgccccttccccactcatgctctgtctctctctttcaaaaataaaaccataaaaaaatttgtaatatattagcaaatgaaacaaacaaaaaagactcaCAGTAGTAAATGTACTATACTCTTTTTGtgtaaatctttttaaagctACCATCTctctacatttgtggtgagcatagcataatgtatacaaatgttgaatcactatgttataaacctcaaactaatgtaacattgtatatcaactgtacaaataaatttttcaataggtaaaaataaaactaaatattaaaaagcatataCCTGCCTACAcatggagaattttaaaaatgttctaatgTACAAAAGACTACATGAGAAACAGTTGACAATGATTCCTGATGGGAGGAGTATATTGAgagttttatctttcatttcataCCCTGCTGTGCTTTGAATTTTcagcatatgtatatattaacttCAGCTatattgtttttagtttaaataagtTTCTCTGACTTGTCTGGAAATAAGTAGATATAATggtgttttttttcaaatgcatgtattaagtatgtgcatatatgtatatatgcgcATACATATATGATTAAACAGACAAAAGAAATATCACTGGATCTGCACTAATAGAGACATACAAATATTACACAGCATTTTGGGGGGCATTAAATGAAATTGatcttaaaaacttgaaaataggaCTCAATTTCTTAAACACTCTCTACCTCCCTGATaggttctttgtagattttggataccaaccctttatcagatgtgtcatttccagatatcttctcccattccataggctgtctttcagttttgtttattgtttccttcactgtgcagagctttttatcttgatgaagtaccaataattcatgtttgcttttgtttcccttgcctttggcaatGTGTCTAGTGAGAAGTTGCTCCAGCCAAAGTCAGAGAGAtctctgcctgtgttcttctctaagattttgatggtttcctgtctcacatttagatctttcttccattttgaatttatttttgtgtatggtgtaagtaagtggtccagtttcattcttctgcaggtcgccatctagttttcccagcaccatttgttgaaaagactttttcccactgaatattctttcctgctttgttgaagatgagctaaccatatagttgtgggtccatttctaggttttatattatgtcccattgatctatgtgtctgtttttgtgccagtaccatactgtcttgatgattacagctttgtaatatatcttgaaatctggaatcatgatgcctccagttttgtttttctttttcagtattgcttCAGCTTTTCacaatcttttgtggttccatacaaattttgggattgtttgttctggttctgcaaaaaaatgctggtgttatttgatagggattgatttaggtagtataaacattttaacagtgtttgttcttccaatccatgagcatggaatgtttttctatttctttgtgtatgtggacataagttttaaATCCTTTGGATTAttaccaaggagcatgattgttggatcatatgataagatTATGTTCAGTTTTGCGAGGAACTTCCAAACTGtcttcaaagtggctgtactattttggaTTCCCATTAGCAATGAATGAGAGAGTtgctgttgctccacatcctctccagcatttgatTTTACCAGTGTTTCAgattttgaccattctaataagtatgtagtggtatctcattgctgttttaatttgcacttccctaatgagatatgatgttgaatatattttcatattcttatttacCATCTATTATATCATCTttagtgaggtgtctgttaaggtctttagccattttttaatcaagttgtttgtttccttatagttgaatttctttgtatattttggagaaTAGCCCTTTATTGGATgtgccttttgcaaatattttctcagtttgtGTCTTATCTTCTCATTCTCATGAGATTGTCTtccacagagcagaagttttaactttaatgaagtccactttatcaattatttctttcatggatcatgcctttggtggTGTATTTAAAAAGGCAGCACTATACCCAAAGTTATCTaacttttctcctatgttatctacTAGGGGGGCTATAGTTTTATACTTTATAATAGCttatatttaaatctatgatatatttcagttaatttttgtgaagggtgtaaggtctgtgtctagattcatttttctgcatgtggatgtccaattcttccagcaccatttgttgaagaaactatctttgctccattgtatggCTTTTACTCCTTTGTCAAACATCATTGACTGTATAtgggggtctatttctggattctttattctgtcccattggtatatttgttattttttcaccaatactacactatCTTTATAGTCTTGAAGTTGAGTAGTCCTAGTCCTCCAACTTTGGTCctttccttcaatattgtgttggctattctgagtcttttgcctgtccatataaactttatattCAGTTTGTCATTATCCACAAAATaatctgctgggattttgattgggattgcaatgaacctatagatcaagttgggaagaactgacatcttgacagtGTTGAATCTTTCTaatcatgaacatggaatatctctccatttttttttttt
Protein-coding regions in this window:
- the LOC123386333 gene encoding 40S ribosomal protein S15a-like, translated to MLNSVSKKIGKLFPPSVCATIMVHMNVLVDALKSINNAEKRGKCQVLIRPCSKVIQFLIVTMNHGYIGEFEIVDDHRTGKIVGNLMGRLNKYGVISPRFDVQLKDVEKWQNNLPSHQFGFIVLTSAGILDHEEAR